The proteins below are encoded in one region of Oncorhynchus tshawytscha isolate Ot180627B linkage group LG04, Otsh_v2.0, whole genome shotgun sequence:
- the LOC112248256 gene encoding heterogeneous nuclear ribonucleoprotein K-like yields METEIEQQEEDTSFSNTETNGKRPAEDADEEQSYKRSRNTEDMVELRILLQSKNAGAVIGKGGKNIKSLRTDFNASVSVPDSSGPERILSIGAEIETVGDILLKIIPTLEEYQQYNGMDFDCELRLLIHQSLAGSIIGVKGAKIKELRENTQTNIKLFQECCPQSTDRVVLVSGKSERVVECIKIMLDLIAEAPIKGRTQPYDPNFYDETYDYGGFTVMFEERGGVGGGGRRPMGGFHMRGGRGGGGFDRMPSGRGGRGGPMPPARRDYEEMSPRRGPPPPHPGRGGRGGSRGRNLPLAPPHRGGDDHYSYDSYRGSADDRQNSDRRGRPGDRYGDNMGAGGYDNSSSWNSYQSGGRGSYNDMGGPVITTQVTIPKDLAGSIIGKGGQRIKQIRHESGASIKIDEPLEGSEDRIITISGTQDQIQNAQYLLQNSALHLLGHQD; encoded by the exons ATGGAGACAGAAATTGAACAACAAGAAGAAGATACCTCATTCAGCAACACAGAAACCAACG GTAAGCGTCCTGCGGAGGACGCCGATGAGGAGCAGTCATATAAGCGCTCCAGGAACACAGAGGACATGGTGGAGCTCCGCATACTCCTGCAGAGCAAA AATGCAGGAGCCGTGATTGGGAAGGGTGGTAAAAACATAAAATCCCTGCGCACAGAC TTCAATGCCAGTGTGTCAGTCCCAGACAGCAGTGGGCCTGAGCG AATTCTGAGCATCGGTGCGGAAATCGAGACCGTTGGAGACATCCTGCTCAAGATCATCCCTACTCTGGAGGAG TACCAACAGTACAATGGGATGGACTTTGACTGTGAGCTGAGGCTGCTGATCCACCAGAGCCTGGCAGGCAGCATCATTGGTGTGAAGGGAGCAAAGATTAAAGAGCTGCGAGAG AACACCCAGACCAACATCAAGCTGTTCCAGGagtgctgtccccagtccacagaCCGTGTGGTTCTGGTCAGTGGCAAGTCTGAGCGTGTCGTCGAGTGCATCAAGATCATGCTGGATCTCATCGCCGAG GCTCCCATAAAAGGGCGCACCCAGCCCTACGACCCTAACTTCTATGACGAGACATATGACTACGGCGGCTTCACCGTGATGTTTGAGGAGCGCggaggtgttggtggtggtggacgGCGCCCCATGGGAGGCTTCCACATGCGAGGCGGACGTGGTGGCGGAGGGTTTGACCGGATGCCCTCTGGGCGAGGTGGTCGAGGTGGGCCCATGCCCCCCGCCCGCAGGGACTATGAGGAGATGAGCCCCCGCCGTggacccccaccaccccacccaggaagagggggaaggggagggagccGTGGCCGCAACCTGCCGCTGGCCCCACCACACAGAGGAGG AGATGACCATTACTCCTATGATTCCTATCGGGGCAGTGCAGATGACAGACAAAA cagtgACAGGCGAGGGAGACCAGGAGATCGCTATGGTGATAACATG GGTGCGGGTGGATATG ATAACAGCTCGTCCTGGAACTCCTATCAGTCTG GTGGACGCGGTTCCTATAATGATATGGGAGGGCCAGTCATCACCACACAAGTGACGATCCCCAAAGAC CTGGCCGGCTCCATCATCGGTAAGGGAGGCCAGAGGATCAAGCAGATCCGGCATGAGTCTGGCGCCTCCATTAAGATTGACGAACCACTGGAGGGTTCAGAAGACCGCATCATCACCATCAGCGGCACCCAGGACCAGATCCAAAACGCTCAGTACCTATTGCAGAATAG cGCACTGCACCTGCTCGGACACCAGGACTAA
- the rmi1 gene encoding recQ-mediated genome instability protein 1 — MSPQDVLATQTWLQSSWQIQVPFAWLEACVEWLQQERGGAPLPQHQLNQQVLDQWLLTDLRDLAHTVLPAGLYQAQKSELSGSFCVQLDSLLDISQPAYGQLQGWRGTDCTNEAVSAITQATQRTWEAKPTRMLLLQLTDGVQTLEAMEYQPIPALSTTLKPGVKLQLQGQITCRLGVLLLKPGNVKVLGGEVEELGERHSQGKVLCRALGLPEEEPQGPAEQPEVPQPVNQQADNQESDDLELLANLETQERQVGWSVEPSLESGYRTRSEESSASYRNASLQSRHIESLADSLLVTSPHEVIELDNLDIPDEDFDDLPLDELDDMIFQESPIQLTNGRDNQRDNLRRRQEEVSNHYAPPLDDMRNESHFDSLDERDDPVLDEDMNCFFPPEPKAPRHEQRRDSTCVRELGTGQPSVAGAERLSTKIPESAATVTLDSSPFTYLCLLQQVAAGASGLLECMSEVCVKAFIVTLQGNLKCSKGEWLVSASISDGTGYMDVHLSDQVLTGLLGFSAAEKSKLDPARKDAGMKACQQGLVDMCCVMTLRLDPAGGKAVVLKADAVTEEDFRALEERVKGRRTLGHGPVKAAEGRTAHNNGWNGVNEMASNGWKPCV; from the exons ATGAGCCCTCAGGATGTGCTAGCAACCCAGACCTGGCTCCAGTCCTCTTGGCAGATCCAGGTGCCTTTCGCCTGGCTAGAGGCATGTGTGGAGTGGCTGCAGCAGGAAAGAGGTGGTGCCCCCCTGCCTCAACACCAGCTTAATCAGCAG GTCCTGGATCAGTGGCTGCTGACCGACCTACGTGACCTGGCCCACACTGTGCTCCCTGCAGGGCTATATCAGGCCCAGAAGTCGGAGCTCAGCGGCAGCTTCTGCGTGCAGCTGGACTCCCTACTGGACATTAGCCAGCCTGCCTATGGCCAGCTTCAGGGCTGGAGGGGCACTGACTGTACCAACGAGGCTGTGTCAGCCATCACCCAGGCTACCCAGCGGACCTGGGAGGCCAAACCCACACGCATGCTGCTGCTGCAGCTCACTGATGGCGTGCAGACCCTGGAGGCCATGGAGTACCAGCCCATCCCTGCACTCAGCACCACCCTCAAGCCAGGAGTCAAACTGCAGCTGCAGGGCCAAATAACCTGCCGGCTAGGGGTGCTACTGCTGAAGCCAGGCAACGTAAAGGTGctgggaggggaggtggaggagctgGGTGAGAGGCACTCTCAAGGGAAGGTGCTATGCAGGGCTCTGGGACTGCCTGAGGAGGAGCCACAGGGTCCGGCTGAGCAGCCAGAGGTCCCACAACCAGTTAACCAGCAGGCTGACAACCAGGAATCAGACGACCTAGAGCTGCTGGCCAACCTGGAGACCCAGGAGAGGCAGGTGGGGTGGAGTGTGGAACCCAGCCTGGAGAGTGGCTACAGGACCCGCAGTGAGGAATCCTCTGCCTCTTACAGAAATGCCTCGTTGCAGAGTCGGCACATTGAAAGCCTTGCAGATTCTCTACTCGTAACCTCACCCCATGAGGTCATTGAACTAGACAATTTGGACATCCCAGATGAGGACTTTGATGACCTTCCCCTGGATGAGCTTGATGATATGATTTTCCAGGAGAGCCCAATCCAACTGACAAACGGGAGGGATAATCAAAGAGACAACCTGAGGAGAAGGCAGGAAGAAGTATCTAACCACTACGCTCCACCATTAGATGACATGAGAAACGAAAGCCATTTTGACTCCCTTGATGAGAGGGATGATCCTGTTTTGGATGAGGACATGAACTGCTTCTTCCCACCAGAGCCAAAAGCTCCTAGACATGAGCAAAGACGAGATAGTACCTGTGTCAGAGAACTGGGAACAGGCCAGCCCTCTGTGGCAGGAGCAGAGAGGCTCTCAACCAAAATCCCAGAGAGTGCGGCGACTGTGACGCTCGATTCATCCCCGTTTACGTACCTGTGTTTGCTGCAACAGGTTGCTGCGGGCGCCTCAGGCCTGCTGGAGTGCATGAGTGAGGTGTGCGTGAAAGCCTTCATCGTCACCCTGCAAGGGAACCTCAAATGCAGTAAGGGGGAGTGGCTGGTCAGCGCCTCCATCTCTGATGGAACTGGTTACATGGACGTTCACCTCTCAGACCAGGTTCTGACGGGCCTGCTGGGGTTCTCAGCGGCTGAGAAGTCAAAGTTAGACCCGGCCCGGAAGGACGCAGGGATGAAGGCGTGTCAGCAGGGCCTGGTGGACATGTGTTGCGTGATGACTCTGAGGTTGGACCCTGCCGGTGGGAAGGCTGTGGTCCTCAAGGCTGATGCAGTCACAGAGGAGGACTTCCGAgccctggaggagagggtgaaaggCAGGAGGACTCTGGGACATGGACCagtgaaggctgctgaggggaggacggctcataataatggctggaatggagtgaatgaaaTGGCATCGAATGGATGGaagccatgtgtttga